A single genomic interval of Spinacia oleracea cultivar Varoflay chromosome 6, BTI_SOV_V1, whole genome shotgun sequence harbors:
- the LOC130463363 gene encoding uncharacterized protein: MCKSFGGTLDGAALEWLMNITPGSISCLSDLNNAFYQQFASSRQLEKQTSDLYRLAQGPTESVRDNFNRFNCEKISIKNCDVKTTIEAFKRGLIPNSELYREITKYPCATFEEVRSRATAQMRIEDDEITRSTAPRSAGGSSDKNERAYHPDISEYGFNVDIGGVVNALQNVGGTVRWPRKSDITDSMKDMSKWCDFHRDNGHKTDECISLKKEVAYLLKRGHLKELLSDKGKETYNKEKPAQPSPATRSNRPTPPNFNKVVNVISGGSNICGLTSSAAKKINKGESGAVKEG; the protein is encoded by the exons ATGTGCAAATCGTTCGGAGGCACCCTCGACGGAGCAGCTCTGGAATGGCTCATGAACATCACCCCCGGATCCATATCCTGTCTTTCTGATCTCAACAACGCCTTCTATCAACAGTTCGCTAGCAGTCGCCAGTTGGAAAAGCAGACGAGTGACCTCTATCGGTTGGCCCAAGGACCAaccgagtcggtacgcgataattttaaccgttttaattgtgaaaaaattagCATAAAAAACTGTGATGTTAAGACAACTATCGAAGCATTCAAGAGAGGTCTCATCCCCAACTCGGAGTTGTACCGGGAGATTACCAAATATCCCTGCGCAACCTTCGAGGAGGTCAGATCGAGAGCCACTGCCCAGATGCGGATCGAAGACGACGAGATTACACGGTCGACAGCACCACGATCAGCAGGGGGCAGCAGCGACAA GAATGAACGGGCCTACCACCCCGACATCTCCGAATATGGCTTCAATGTCGACATCGGAGGCGTCGTGAACGCCCTTCAAAATGTAGGTGGAACCGTCAGATGGCCTAGGAAGAGCGACATAACAGATTCCATGAAAGACATGAGCAAATGGTGCGACTTCCACCGCGACAACGGCCACAAAACCGATGAGTGCATCTCCCTTAAAAAGGAGGTCGCATATCTTCTGAAACGGGGGCACTTGAAGGAGCTACTGAGCGACAAAGGGAAGGAGACATACAACAAGGAGAAACCCGCCCAACCCAGCCCAGCGACGAGAAGCAACCGACCGACCCCGCCTAACTTTAACAAAGTGGTAAACGTTATTTCTGGTGGTTCAAATATTTGTGGACTAACCTCTTCTGCAGCTAAAAAGATCAACAAGGGAGAATCTGGAGCCGTCAAAGAGGGGTAG